From a region of the Tiliqua scincoides isolate rTilSci1 chromosome 4, rTilSci1.hap2, whole genome shotgun sequence genome:
- the LOC136647670 gene encoding cytochrome P450 2J2-like — protein sequence MLLQLLSALWESLPWSEVLLFLASFLLIADCLKRRRPKDFPPGPVSLPVLGTIFHVDPKKPHLSALKIAEKYGKVFSMQLGTQWMVVVNGLPLMKEVLVHQGDNFLDRPPFPLLNEITGTFGLLASNGLSWKQQRRFVLTTLRNFGLGKRSLEERIQDESRYLTEAIGDEKGQPFDPHFQINNAVSNIICSIVFGDRFDYHDGHFQNLLRILDEAIVLQGSVWIQLYDICPAIMKYLPGPHQTVFKNWDQLKSFVKEMIEKHKEDWNPSETRDFIDAYLNEMAKDGAASSFHEQNLLISTLDLFFAGTETTSSALRWTLLYMALHPEIQARVHSEIDSEIGQSRQPRMEDRDSMPYTNAVVHEVQRISNVVPFGAPRMTTNDTELAGFRIPKKTIVAANLSSVFLDKEEWETPDVFNPSHFLENGQFKKKEAFIPFSAGKRACPGEQLAKMELFLFFTALLQKFTFQAPQNVKLNLDYRVGITLSPQPYQICAHPR from the exons ATGCTGCTGCAGTTGCTGTCTGCACTCTGGGAGTCCCTGCCTTGGTCGGAGGTTCTGCTCTTCTTGGCTTCATTTCTTCTCATTGCTGACTGCTTGAAAAGGAGACGACCCAAAGACTTTCCTCCGGGGCCTGTGTCCCTTCCTGTTCTGGGCACCATCTTCCACGTGGATCCCAAGAAACCTCATCTCTCTGCACtgaag ATTGCAGAGAAATATGGCAAAGTCTTCAGCATGCAGCTTGGAACACAGTGGATGGTGGTGGTGAACGGACTGCCTTTGATGAAAGAAGTTCTTGTCCACCAGGGTGATAACTTCCTCGATCGTCCACCATTTCCTCTCCTGAATGAGATAACTGGGACATTCG GACTGCTTGCCTCTAATGGACTTAGCTGGAAACAGCAAAGACGATTTGTTTTAACGACTTTAAGAAACTTTGGCTTGGGAAAGAGAAGTTTAGAAGAACGAATACAGGATGAGAGCAGATACCTGACTGAGGCAATTGGAGATGAGAAAG GGCAACCATTTGACCCTCATTTTCAGATAAATAATGCTGTGTCAAATATCATCTGTTCTATTGTTTTCGGGGACCGGTTTGATTACCATGATGGTCACTTCCAGAACTTACTGCGGATATTGGATGAGGCAATCGTCCTTCAGGGAAGTGTCTGGATCCAG CTTTATGATATATGTCCAGCCATAATGAAGTACCTACCAGGACCTCATCAGACTGTCTTTAAAAATTGGGATCAGTTGAAAAGCTTTGTGAAAGAAATGATTGAAAAGCACAAAGAAGATTGGAATCCATCGGAAACCAGAGATTTCATTGATGCATATCTTAATGAAATGGCCAAG GATGGTGCTGCTTCCAGTTTCCATGAACAAAACCTTTTAATTTCAACACTCGATCTGTTTTTTGCTGGAACAGAAACAACTTCTTCAGCCCTGCGCTGGACTTTACTGTATATGGCACTTCATCCAGAAATTCAAG CAAGAGTTCACAGTGAAATAGACTCTGAGATTGGCCAGTCCCGCCAACCAAGAATGGAGGACAGAGACAGCATGCCTTATACCAATGCGGTTGTTCATGAAGTTCAAAGAATAAGCAACGTTGTGCCTTTCGGTGCTCCGCGGATGACAACCAATGACACCGAACTGGCTGGGTTTCGTATACCCAAA AAAACCATTGTAGCTGCCAACTTGTCATCCGTATTTCTTGATAAGGAAGAGTGGGAAACCCCTGATGTCTTTAACCCTAGCCATTTTCTGGAAAATGGTCAATTCAAGAAGAAGGAAGCATTCATACCCTTCTCTGCAG gAAAACGAGCTtgtcctggagagcagctggctAAGATGGAGCttttccttttcttcactgccttaCTGCAGAAGTTCACTTTCCAGGCTCCCCAAAATGTGAAGCTAAATTTGGACTACAGAGTGGGCATTACGTTGTCCCCCCAGCCATACCAGATATGTGCACATCCTCGTTAA